In Sesamum indicum cultivar Zhongzhi No. 13 linkage group LG8, S_indicum_v1.0, whole genome shotgun sequence, the sequence ataatagtaaaagttgatatatattttatagaatacTTTGCAATGGGGATTTGGTGCGtttgtcaaatttaaatattatttgggGGAGTGGGGGAATAATAATTGCCAAGTAGTTAGGGAGGCTACAGCCTACAAGGtcagtttttaatatttatgatacaaaatttatgttaGGCCGGCGACCGGCATCAATCTTCTCTTACTCTTTATTCTAAGTTCTaaccataatattttattttatttttttaattttattattagggAACTAtacgaaaataaaattgatgaaaagaataaataagaataagggataattacatttatacctCTTAattatggtctatttatacaaatcatccTTACTTttcggaaaaaaaattatatatacacttacCAGAAATGtcaatatcatttatataaattgctcctgctttttgaaaaattatacatacactcCACTGAAAACATCGGCGTATTTTACATGAACCGCCCCTGGTTTTTGGTTGTTAAGATGGTTTTTGTAGctatgcaaaaaaataataataatttgtataaacttGATCATAGATTAAggtgtaatataattatttcttaaaaataattgatgaactaaaaactaaaatgagtAGTTTTAATGGTTATGCAGAGGAGAGAggaaattttgaagaaatgaTCAGTTTGTGAggtgttatttttttggcaattttattatgtttggatatgatttttttttaccttttttccAATaactgaaataattttaatatacaatGTGGGAGGACGATGAAAATATATTCCCAATcataagaaaaacaacaaaataacttcaaaattttattttatttaattactttccGAACAGACTTATCGATCATATATGATATACAATATGTACATGTAAAGTATTTAGTAatgtaaagtaaattataataactcatcTCAATACATTGAACAATACatcaattcaattatattgataaacaaattacaaacactcatataaaataaaataaattcccATATACTCAAACTCGTTAATCAAACCTTAGCCTTAGaacaattttcaattaatgcCGAACATTGATATGATTTTCAACATACTACatgaaatttctcaatttcgaAACCACTTTCTTAAACCaatcaaaatcttttcaacAATTCTacaattttcaagaatacatattaatataagaatCCAGCAAACAAATGGGCCTAGCCCAACAGCATTTTGGCCCGGAAGACAGCTGAAACACATTCGAATTTCCAAGAATCCCATATGGGAAACCACAACCTTCACAATGGATACATGACTCATACAGGGAAAGATCTACAAAACGACCATCACTACTCATACAGGGCTAGAAAatgaccattttttttttctgctaGTTGTACGAGATGCACACTAGGCAGAACAAATGtacaatcaacaaaaaaaatgtaataaatctTTAATCAGAATCATCAGATGTCACTTCCGACCCAGCCTCATCTTCGTCGTCTTCGTCCTCATCATCCTCCTCTTCTATCCTAATTGACGCCTTGGCCGTCATTCTGGACAATGCTGCCGTCTTGCTTGCCCTCTGTGAACGGCTCACAGGAGGATTAGATGGAACCACCGAAGTTGGAGAGAGTTCATCATCAGAGGAAGATTCTTCATCCTTTGCTCGTCTTCTGGCACGACTTTGTCTGGTTGATTGCGGTGCTGGAGTTGGGGGCACTTCCATGCAGTCACCATCATCGAGCTTGATAGCTAATTCTAACTTTCCTGTTTGTAGATCGAGTACATCAATATAAAGGAGATGGGATCATGGAAAAATACAAGACAAGACACGGACATTTCTTTTGGCTATATGGCCAGTCCTAAAATCACATTGCACTGACTCTACATGCACAGAGAACTATGGGAAGTCCATGCATGTACGCAAACGTTATCAATAAGCATGTGCATATTGTTTTCTTCAGCAAATATGGCTCTGGAGATTATAGGACGAGACAGCACAAAACAATCAAGCATAAGATGTGGTTTCACAGTTCATACTCAACAGAAATAATCCTCTTTTCCTGAAATCTCCCCTAAAAGAATTGTTGAATCTTGTTcttaaatttaactaatgaGAAATTAAGAATGAAATATAGAGAGTAGTATTGTCAGTACCTAATATCAGATCAGTCTGCTCGGTCGACAACTTCTCACCGGGATGCCTATCTATGGCCTGTAGGCGTTCAGCCATCCGCCACAATTCCTTCGTAAGTTCTTTCTCAGTTGCCACAGAAGCTATCACACGATTTAAAATCCTCCGCATGAGCTTTATGGCCCCTTGTTCCGACACCCGAAATTGAAGTAAGACAAGTATTCTACAAAGTGCAGCCAGGTATGCTTTTTCCGCGGCCGTCTTCTTGGCATGGAAGCTTGCCACCTTGATCAGGgggaataataaattatcatgtaaaataaatagaattgcAGCTGAATGAAAACAAGAACATGAAGAAAATGCATTCGCATTTGGTTCATCAAGGCATTGCATGGAATATCCTAAAATCTCATAGCTTTTTAGAACATGGGCTCAAGAAGAACcccaaagaaagaaaaatttatgttaCATCACTAGAGTAgagaaatacaagaaaaagggGAAACTTCATGGAagcctttgtttttcttctgttGAAGGGTGGTACTCCTGCATCTCCTTTGAAAATGCCATTTTCAGCCATGCAGAACACcttgtgataaatttaaaacccATAATAGTCTATACATAggttaattattacattagtTATGGAAAAAACTGGCAAACTTCAATAAACTGGAGTAATTATTGAAACTTAGAAAACTTTGAATTACCATATAGTTCATAATAACAAACATCTGTACCTCTACTGCAATGCGTATTGCAAGCCCTTCCTCTCCACTCTCAAACTCAGGTGAAGGGTCTGTCCCAATATCATGATTCTCactttgattatcatctgGCTTTGCAGTTTCCTTTGTGAATAAAGGAACTTGCATCATTTGCAGCATAAAGCGTGATGCTTGCACAGCACGTTTACGCATGTTAGACACCATCAGAGTAGATCCGGCAACATTGCCATTGATTCCAGGCCACAAGGAGCGCATAACTCGCATAAAAGCTTTGGATAGACATTTCTGAAATTTCAGggataaaatttttcatcagGAAATCAATACTCATACTAATGCAGGTGAACTAACTAGAAAACATATGTAAAAATAGCCTCGCACCTTGTGATTTGAAGAAAGGGATGGATAGTGCTCAAAGAAAACTGATAGACACTGTTTCAACCTACAAAAGAGGATATATGAAACAGTTAGTTGTCCATATTgtctatatgtataaatagGCCAACCAAGAGATTGGAGAAGAGAGCAACCTTTGAAGCTCCTCACTCTCACTATTGAAGTACAGGCTGATGAGCTTAGCTAACAGCAAGTCATGTGTTGAAGCATGTGATCCTGGAAACTTATTGCTCAACAGAAGAATTTTCGCCAAACCTTCACCTAAAATGTCATGAATTGAGTGTTTCTCTTCAACCTCCACAATATCACCCCAATCATGTTCAAGTCCCGCATATAACAGATCAAGCAGTTCAATATCCAAATCCTCACTTCCATTGCCAAATTCAACAGGGGTTGGGGACATTTTATGCTCACGGAGTTGTGATGAGAGATTAGACTTCATGGCTTTGTCCATTTCATCTGGACCGTGCCATATTCCAAGATCAAGTAATGCCTTGGAAGCCATTATGGTAATACTAGGAGGGCCATtcacaaaagaaaatcttaaCTGCTTAACTGTATTCTCGCTAGGTTTTCTCTCTAACAATCCGAAAAGACCAAGGCACCTAATGGAAGCCCTCTGGACATCCAAGCTAGCATGCTTTGCCTGCATTTCACAAAgcatcaacaaaaaatgaatcatttgaagaaattaagtgATAAGCCCAGGACAAGAGTCAGAAAATAAGTTATTGCAAGCAAACCATTTCCACATCATCAACCAAAaagcaaaagataaaaagaaacaacagaGTTTCCAAGAAACTTACCCCCGGAAGCAATATAGAGTGAAGAATTTCAGCAGGGTCTATGGCCCTTCCCTGCATATGACGAAAAGAAGTTGTGTTCTCCAAAAGCAGAGCAATCACAGCAAGACAGTGCAGCCACTGCTTACAGTCTGCTGTTCTCTCCCTGCAAGGCCGAGCAAGCTCTTCCACCACGGCAAGAACAACCTCTTCAAACTCCCCAGTGGCTGCATGGACTTTCTTTGCCAATTCTGCTACAGCAGCAGCCCAATCTCTCTCCCCTCCTAAATTGAGACCATCTCCAATGAAAACTTCATTTCCATTATCATCCAATTCATGATCAATAGCCATATGTAACAAATTCTGAACAAATTCACTTGCGACCTTTCTTTTTGAAGCATCAGAGAAATCAAGCATAGCACCCAAAAGTAGCAGTTGCCGTGATACAAATCGGTAATTTGGCCCTGTAAAATCATATGGCATAAAAATGGATTGCATAAAATCTAACAGAAGTTGTTCATTATTTAACTGTGCTCACCAGCAGCAATGTGAGCATTAACCAATTCCACATATTCAGACACGGACGCAGGAAGTATACTATCAAGAAGATCATTGTGATCTGAAGCTTCTGCGGCATATACAGCTGATTCCGTGCCCATGGTCATAGCAGCATCAGAGCCCTTTGTCTGATTGATCATGAGAAAAGAACTTAAAGTGTAAGCAGCGGAAGATCATTACTacaatttcttcaaaatagaaaagataaGAGTTTCTTCAGCATTGTGCAACCCTGTGCACCTAATTTTGTTAGGCATTCTACAAGTACATGATTTACTACAAGTTACTTTAGAATAATATGAACACtgtataaaagaataaaatctcTAAGACTATAAATCAAGAACCTCTACCATATTATAGTTGCTGGTTGTGCAACTTCCTACGTAACCTGTATATAaagttttctctattttcactttataataatataaatagacaAGCTAAGAACTAACATCAGTTTTATTGAAGCCTCCCAagactaatttttttggataaatcatgataaaatagTGATAGTGAATTCTCCCATCGGCAGTCGTTTTTAAGGATTGTCTGCAATACAGTATATGTACTGCAATTTGGAACCTGACTAGCAGCATTTGTCATGGAGTCTAGTCAAACAACTTACAAGGAAGAAatgattatccatttttacaACTTAGAGCCTTAGACAAGTAAAAGGTCAGATTGTTCCACTTGTCTAGCAACATTGGTTCATGCCATGTAAAGAGTATTGTAACCATATATCAGGATGcgaaaaactgaaaattattaatgaagcCTAGTAAAATTGACTAGAAAGGTCACACTTCACCACTATAATTTACCATTCATTTGATTTCTGGTCCATCAATGTTGTCACTTGGTACTAAAGTCTCGCCATTACTGAAGTTAAAATATCAGATAAGAAGAAAGATACGAAGAGTTGAATCACTGGCTCAGCATCACTAATTCTAATACTTCATTGTAACTTCAAAGACTTTAGTTAAACACCCTTTAGATAAAgtcatcaaatatcaatagCATAGTTTAGTGACTGAAATACTGACAGCATTCCAAATGAATGAGTTTCAACcagcaaaattttataatgacCAGCATAAAATTTTCTGGCTAATAACAACAGTTAAAAGCCAAAGCCAAATGACTTTCATTATGCAACAGCATAAAAGAACAGTTGCAAATAGCCTTTTCAATGGCATTTCAAattccaatttaattttattccagATCATTTACGTGCAACACCTATAAGACCCTAGATCACTTAATGGATTATATGTAAAACCAGCTGAGGCAGTGAACGAGGTATCAAAATTGAGTTGTGAATAGCATTTTCCTAATGTGCAGGTAAAATACCATTGACCAAAATCAGCATACTGCATTTACAGAAAAGCAAATAGACAAAGTTAATACCATTTTGTCAACTTTAAGTGCTTACATTTGCTTCCATGTGGAGATGCTTACAGACCATTCGCCAAAAAAGAGCAACTTCTGGGTCCATCAGCTCAATAGAATGATTGCTGTGTCCTCCTATTTACATGGGAAAGCATGTTATGAACACTCAAGCTAAACACTCACTAGGTCTTGGATGCACcagtgaataaattaaatacttaaacaataagaaagatcatatataactatatttgaTTCCAGAAACACAAATGGTGATTCTTGCTTTTTCTAATGTTATTTTTCGTTTTTACTAATGCTTGTGTGCATGGCTAAGCAAAAATTTGGAAAGTAATATGAGCTTCCAGATCAGTAAGGAACCGATACACAAATCCCATATTGATATAGCTGTAAATAGAAATTCTTATATGGGAATATACTGTCTGAATTTCAAATTACTGAACAATGACCAAAGATTTCAGCAACAGAAATTGAAGTGAAGCTCTAGTTAAACTCCTGCTGATATTTGGTAATGCAGTCAACCTATGCAGGATGTACATCTTAGGCCTGAAACATCGATTGTTCACCACAACAAATTGACAATGTTTAGCAAAGTCTACAGTAAAGGCATGTCTCCTGCTACAGCACCAAAGATGTCGGGGACTATAGGTTTCAGAAAGCCAACATCAACTTAAATAACATTCCGCAAATATTGCACAAGGTGCTCCTAACTTATAGCGAGTggaattataataaaacagCAGGGATCTTATTAATGTCATGGACCACGATGGATCCAAATATAACCAAGCAAGAATGGCTGAAAGATCAAAAGATTGGTTATTTAGTTAAGTTTCTAGTGAGTTACAAAATACCTACATAtgaaaatcaagataaatGGTATTTAGTACCTTCAGCTGAGTCACCATTAGATATAAGGAATTTCCGGATAGTTTGACCATTTTGCATTTTTACCAATCCTGCTTTCAGTAGTGTGGTCATTACTAACTCCCCAACTGATTCATATGTTTCAACATCAAGAAACTTAAGCAGTTCGACAGGGTCTCCATTGCAACATTTCTCAAGCCACTCATCTTTCAACAACTTCACGCACTCCTTCGCGACAGCTGTGGAGCGATCAGTGAGCCCCCTCTGAAGAATATTTGTTCTGTGCTTGATGCTGTAAAACACATATTACAAGCAAAATAATCACGTCGACTGTATAACTTCTAGTCATAGAGGTCAAACTGAAGGGCTAGGAGATTAATGGGATTTTATGCTTCATCTAGTCCAACAAGCAGCATTAAGAATCACAATCTAATTCAGAAGTTATTGTCACCATTCGCATAATGTTGCCTTGTGGTTGAAGAAATTTCCAACTTGGGTCATGCAGAGAAGAAATCTACTGAAAGCATTAAATCAAAAGCATCTTTTCAGTCCTcttaaatattctattttagGTAATCATGCCATGTACCACAGACAGATCTTATGACAAACACAACCTGGAAATTGCAGCATTGACACTAAGGATGCATGATCTATTATACTAGAAATAAGAGTTCTCAACTGAATTtccaactaatttttttagctTCTGATTTTAGCCTATGGTTCTTATATGTCAAAGTTGCCCTGTTGTCAATTTCTTGGCTTTTGTATACTTTACCATTTTAGCAGAAGTCTTAATAAAACAAGTTATTAGGATCATTCAaatcttttctatttattttttggacatATCCATCTCAATAGCGATATTCTGAGAAGATTCTCTGACTTCTAGAAACATCATCAGTTAATTTAGAGCTGAAAACGAATAACAAAAACATGTTAATATCTCATTTTATGGGaaacaaaagaataagtaCAAGCATTACAAGACCTCTTTAGTagtgtaaatatttttgttaattcatgcttcagttaaattttaacatatacataattCCAATTGTTGACTTATGATCATGAGCAATGCTCAATGTTGCATTAGTTTAAACACATCTACTTAAAAATCTTGGGTCAAACAGAAGTGTGTAACACGACTAAGAAAGAACACAAGTAGGAAAATAGAAATCAGCATGAAAAAATGACAAGTTAAAATCATGCGATAAAccagaagaataaaaataaacctgAGACTCTGTAGTGGTACTTTACAGGCTAGGACAGAGTATGCTGCCTTTCGTACTGACTCACTAACATCCAGAGTGCAATCAAATATCATTGGTAAAGTTGCACTTGAAGGAGGCAAAGACAACACAATTATCTTACGAACATCCTGCACATTTGCAATAGCCAAACTTAATAAAATGTATCTCTAGGCAACATATGTGgtatattatttacaatataagTTCATAGTGTTAATGCACAAAAATGCTTCTCTTAAAACTGGTCAAATTGAACAGCAATCTTTGGTGACACCAACAAATTGAATTAGAATGGCATGGAAAAAACCATTGAGGTTTTTAATGAAGTTATTTAGAGAGTCTGGTTAAACATCCAGAAGGTAAACAGTAGTGTACCATTAGTCAACCAGACATATAATTAGGCAGACCAGAAAAGTTAGCCAAAAATGGAACACAAATAGGACCTACCCCATTCTGCTCCATTGGCAACTTCTCAAGGAACAATTCAAGAATGTCGCCATTCTCTGAATCATTTGCAAAGCGTGCAAGAGCCCTGACTGCAAATGTTCGAACTGCAGGGACCTTATCGGCCACACGTAGCCTCATGCATTCTATCACCTCATCCCAAAGTTCATTGCTTACTTCTGCATCGTCCGGCAACCGCATAATGATCTAGACAGCAAAAGGCATGTAAATGATTACTATCTTTCAGGATATAGTggttttttcatttcaaatcaTGTCAGAGTGGCTCACTCCTGGATAGTGAATTGGCGTAAGATGATAACAAAAGCTGTGACCTAATTGCTTGGCTAACAGCCTAAGAAACATGTGTTTCATTTTGGAGAAAGAAAGGATTAATCTCATATGAAATTATAGTCAGTAAGCAGAAAATCTAACTCATGAAAGGAAAGCATACACTTTAAAACGGGAGAAATCCCCAATCTTTGGGAATCAAACACTCTACCCCTACAACGAAAACCAGAAGACCTATACCTTTATAACCTACTCACTCATGACAGCGATCTATAATTCCTATGATAAACATCATGCGATACATTgtctcattttcaatatacaGAATGTGGAAAGAAACGCCAAAGAGAAGATTTAGATCTCCCCCCCGGCAATTACATCCATCCATTTCTCTGATCCACGTTGCTGTAATTTAGCTGATACAGAATAAACAAAACCCACGAAAGCAATTTCCCCCGCTTGATTTTCAGTTCTCCCGATTTTTGTTACGACTTAATTTTTCAGACTGCAAGAAGTTCAAACCCGCACCACGGGCACGGATAATATCcaaagaaatttcaagatgTCAAAAATGTTAACCGTACATCGCTGAGACTACGATAAAAACGTAGAAGATACCTCAGAAACGATCTGGCAAGCCCTAAACCTAACAGTCTTGTTAGCCGCGGCAGCACCCACAAGCAGAAACATCAGGAAATTCTCCAGAAATTTATCACCTGAATCACCTTTCCCACCGCGCGAGCAAGCAAAGACGGCAGCGAACTTGATAATCCGCTCAGCAGAGGCGGTGCGACGCtggaaattaaaaagaggCTTTAGGGCTCTGCAAAACGCCTCGCAGAATTCACTCGGCGGCGACGAGGAGCGGAGAGAGACGAGTTCCTTGAGCTTCCGGACGTGCGCAGCTTGCGAGGTCCAAACCTCGTCAAACAGCCTAGCGATTTTGAGCGACAACTTCCGCTGCTCCTCCGATTCTTCGTTCGCCATCTGCATTATTCCCTCACAAGATTTCCGTTGATTCCCGCTGTTGCTACTCTTTTTGAAATGGTGTCCGAACGAATTCGAAGCGGGAAAAACGCAGTCTTATTGGGCCATGCTATGAAGTGGGCCAGCTAATCGTCACTACTTGGGCCGTTATCCAATTTCTGAAGCCCAAAATGTGTTGGATCCACATAAGCCCACAAACCTGGGCTGGACTGCCATTTACAtggaagataaaaatattacacatatACTGACACTTGTCCCGGTCTTCAGAGATTAGACGGTCATACATATTCGATGCGTGTACGATAAATTCATTGAAATAAGATTGGGAAAGAATTCGATGAACAAATCTTTTTAAGGTGAATGAACGAGGAAGACGATCAACGAAAACGacataaactaaaatatgattagaagagaaagaagatcGATGAGagataaagaaagaatgaTTACATCGACGTTTATTGtgtcgtttttttttttttttctaaaagttgTAGTGTCGCCAAATAATTATGTCAGACTGTGATGGGTATCTGCTCTGTTCAGTTCAGCAATATGTACACTCTGTGCATGCGCATATTCAGTGtaagtaaaagaaataaatctaaaacCGCGGCAACTCAAAGGTGTTGGAAATGGCCTCAGTGGAAATGCTCCGACGATCATGTTATTGAAATAATCAATATGAAATgaataggtcaaataaattacgGATAGAGAAAACGTCAattcatatttgattttttatttatgagcAGTAATTATAGTTCTGGACCAATTGTGCGGCCTCCACGTTGGAGTCTTAGATCGCGTCGCGCTACATGATCTTTTATCCAGGGACTCAGATCGAGTGTGGGTTAATTAGGTTAAAATTGGTACAAACTCCCGCAAAAGACgtaaattctaatatttttatggaatatctattcttttttatcgAGGGTATAATAGGTAAAGGATAATTTCCAATCAGTccgaaatatatatatataaatcttttaaCACTATAGGGTTGTTTTCCGGGAGCTTATTTTAAACGTAAATTAACTTTTTGCTAAAAGTAAACTTAAATGAATACTTTCGATTAACAATTTAAGcttttaaatagtttaaaaaatataagttaatttAAGCCAAAagctataaataattatctgtcaatttttacaatttactgttaaaatcataaaatattcagccaacttcaaatttttccgatcttttggtttttcacttttgttttcaaacacacataacttttattataattaaacttacaaCTTTCTCGACAAATTATTCGTaccataaaagtaaaaattattacaaaacacTTTCTCTACGTATCAAATATTTCCCATATTATCTCTTTCTGAGTGATCATAGTGATCCAACAATCAATTAGTGATCATATTTTCCTTGTTAGAATATCATGAAATCTAATCACAATCGCATAAATCCCTTTCCTCGTCATCATATCTAGCAATAATACATGGGATTCAGACACACTGGAGAACTGGGAACCTTAACCAAAACCAGGCGGCGTAAGAATATGTTCCCTGCTCCGCACAATTGGTTCAAACTGAAAGGTGAGTGGATGAGAAAGGGTAAAGGTGCAGAATGGGGGCACCAGATGCCTTCATCATAACCCATAAACAAATTGAATCATAACCCATATGCCCAACAAATTGCGGCACTGATTGTCACCAGACTCGCCAGTGTTTGCAGTCTCCTCCAGAAGAACAATTCCCAAGGATCGATTCCCAAGGGTTGGTGAGATGCTCTTTATTTTAgtattggataaattataataaatttatgagataattgcagaattattattattattattattattattattattattatcaaatttgtctataattttgtcttagaatgaataattttgtaaaggcTAAATTAGagccaaattttaaaaattgtctGAATATTTCAtcgtataaaaaattattaatacttttttaattttaacaatcgactaacaattagcccaattcgttagattttcatccatttttaatggtgaagtaatcaaaatttcCTTGTGGAGTaagaactataattttatttatttttttaaaattttatgatttttttattgactaagtggataattttttttatactttttaaaatttttcgatTCACCCCattcgattttttattttaaaaaaatacatgacaAAATTGACAACTTTATACATCCGTTcaatgattacataattttatcaaacattatAAGGTATTCTTAACTATACAAAACCCAGAAAagatcattattattattattatcattactatcatcatcatccaacGACCCAAAGTGtctctttcttatttttattcaatttctcCTTATATTTATcggtaattaaaaattaataataataatatataatttttttaagaataattatattgtccGTTCCTgatgtttggtataattacaagtaaacCTCATcgagtttagaaaattatattaaatacccttaatatttttttctgtctAACGAAGAGACTTATTCGTTAGttaaattcaccgaatttactaatattagcaataaaaattaaatgaacatttatatttgtcatcgattgacttattattgtccattgcaggtcaaataaatattattttaatcaaactacccttatacattttcacaaGATAACGCATGTGAGAAAGTATAAGTTCATCCTTATAAAGGTATTTtggttagaaaatatttgttttgacctataataaataagtaataaatcaatcgtgGATAAATacgaattttcattcaactttttgctaatatcatcAAACTCGATAACTTTTGACTAACGGTTAGATCTACTCGTTAGACATAAACAAACGTCTAGAGCACTAGATTTTCAAACTACAAGGGACCTACGTGTAATTATGTTATccgatttttaattaactcatATAAATAGGTTAAAAAATTGACCTAAACACTCAAATCTGTAGACAACGAGTCCTTGCTTAGATGGTAAAATTGAGTAAAAGGAATTTCGGGTTGTCTAGCAAATGTAGTaacaatcaaatttattatagaaaagaTTTTACTCCAATAATATCTTTGAATCAAGAGTGAGTcgtttataattacatcataaatttcaataattaataactattatagtcaactataataaaataaaataaaatttttattattaaaatagaataacacCTATATAGAAATCAGACTcgaactcataatttttaaaatcgtATGACGTTAACTTCGCAGACTGAGTCTGAGCAACCTAATTGActatggatatatatatatatatat encodes:
- the LOC105167729 gene encoding condensin complex subunit 3, which encodes MQMANEESEEQRKLSLKIARLFDEVWTSQAAHVRKLKELVSLRSSSPPSEFCEAFCRALKPLFNFQRRTASAERIIKFAAVFACSRGGKGDSGDKFLENFLMFLLVGAAAANKTVRFRACQIVSEIIMRLPDDAEVSNELWDEVIECMRLRVADKVPAVRTFAVRALARFANDSENGDILELFLEKLPMEQNGDVRKIIVLSLPPSSATLPMIFDCTLDVSESVRKAAYSVLACKVPLQSLSIKHRTNILQRGLTDRSTAVAKECVKLLKDEWLEKCCNGDPVELLKFLDVETYESVGELVMTTLLKAGLVKMQNGQTIRKFLISNGDSAEGGHSNHSIELMDPEVALFWRMVCKHLHMEANTKGSDAAMTMGTESAVYAAEASDHNDLLDSILPASVSEYVELVNAHIAAGPNYRFVSRQLLLLGAMLDFSDASKRKVASEFVQNLLHMAIDHELDDNGNEVFIGDGLNLGGERDWAAAVAELAKKVHAATGEFEEVVLAVVEELARPCRERTADCKQWLHCLAVIALLLENTTSFRHMQGRAIDPAEILHSILLPGAKHASLDVQRASIRCLGLFGLLERKPSENTVKQLRFSFVNGPPSITIMASKALLDLGIWHGPDEMDKAMKSNLSSQLREHKMSPTPVEFGNGSEDLDIELLDLLYAGLEHDWGDIVEVEEKHSIHDILGEGLAKILLLSNKFPGSHASTHDLLLAKLISLYFNSESEELQRLKQCLSVFFEHYPSLSSNHKKCLSKAFMRVMRSLWPGINGNVAGSTLMVSNMRKRAVQASRFMLQMMQVPLFTKETAKPDDNQSENHDIGTDPSPEFESGEEGLAIRIAVEVASFHAKKTAAEKAYLAALCRILVLLQFRVSEQGAIKLMRRILNRVIASVATEKELTKELWRMAERLQAIDRHPGEKLSTEQTDLILGKLELAIKLDDGDCMEVPPTPAPQSTRQSRARRRAKDEESSSDDELSPTSVVPSNPPVSRSQRASKTAALSRMTAKASIRIEEEDDEDEDDEDEAGSEVTSDDSD